The following DNA comes from Dehalococcoidales bacterium.
CTGCGTTACGCCGGGGGACTGATTGTTTCCGGGGCATTGACAGGCTAGACCCTTTCGCTCTTAAAAACCGGTAACAGAATAGTCTTTATCATTAAGGCGGGATTGATGTCTACCGTGGCGGAACTTTCCCATCGGCCTGGAAAAATGCGATAATAAGTCATAAAGGCAAGAAAGGAGCGCAGAGTCAGAGATTAATGAGAGTCCAGAGAAAGAACTTTGTTACGGCACCCTGTAACCAGGCGTGTCCGGTGGGGATTGATGTCCCCAGGTATATCCGCTATATCAAGGCGGGCAGATTTGATGAAGCGTTAGCCGTCAACCGGGAGAAGTTGCCCCTGCCGTCAGTTTGCGCTAATGCCTGTTTCGCTCCTTGCGAGGACGTCTGCGCCTACCGGCAGCTTGGCGACCCGCTGGCGATAAGGGCGTTGAAACGGGCGGCGGTGGATAGAGGCGGTGACTACTGGAAAAGGAACAAGAGACCGGCTGCCAGTACCGGTAAAAAGGTGGCTATTGCCGGCGCCGGCCCGGCGGGACTGACCGCGGCCTATTATCTTGCCAACCAGGGGCATGCGGTTACGGTCTATGACTCCTTTCCCAAACCGGGGGGTATGATGCGTTATGGAGTCCCCCAGTACCGGCTTCCGGAAGCGGAGCTTGACCGGGATGTTAAGGAAATTGCCGGTCTGGGTGTGGAATTCAAGCTCAATACAACCATCGGGAAGGATATAGCCCTTGACGAAATGAAAAAGAAATATGACGCTGTTTTTCTGGCTTCCGGGGCTAACCAGAGTGCCAGAATCCAGGTCGAAGGTTCGGACAGGCCGGGTGTCCTCTGGGGGTGGGAGTTCTTGCGGGATGTCGCCTTGGGTAAAAAACCGGAGCTTAAGGGTGCGGTCACTGTGATTGGTGGCGGCAACGTGGCGGTTGATGTGGCTCTGGTCGCCCGCCGTCTGGGTGCGGCCCAAGTTGCTCTGGTTTGCCTGGAGAAAGAAGGAGAGATGCCGGCGCATGATTGGGAGGTCGCCCGCGCCAGGGAGGAAGGCGTTACCATTTATGGTTGCTGGGCGC
Coding sequences within:
- a CDS encoding FAD-dependent oxidoreductase, with translation MRVQRKNFVTAPCNQACPVGIDVPRYIRYIKAGRFDEALAVNREKLPLPSVCANACFAPCEDVCAYRQLGDPLAIRALKRAAVDRGGDYWKRNKRPAASTGKKVAIAGAGPAGLTAAYYLANQGHAVTVYDSFPKPGGMMRYGVPQYRLPEAELDRDVKEIAGLGVEFKLNTTIGKDIALDEMKKKYDAVFLASGANQSARIQVEGSDRPGVLWGWEFLRDVALGKKPELKGAVTVIGGGNVAVDVALVARRLGAAQVALVCLEKEGEMPAHDWEVARAREEGVTIYGCWAPGRINGDGSVNSIDFIKCVSVFDKTGKFNPVCDENDTFKLETDNVILAVGQTADLGFLDSTGRVEVSGGRVMVDAETLATGEPGVFAGGDVVSGPASIIEAVAQGRKAAVSIDRYLGGEGAIDEELATPEEEVDVPPLDTQVKPRVPMPLLTATARANNFRQIEQGYSEEQAIEEAARCLYCDARLFEVTVYPENCKECGYCMEVCGLGIITPTATFNKKGYRPVEAKSSDRCIGCLKCFFSCPDYAIDVKDITGRNGREHLHEKVSGNR